A window of the Candidatus Limnocylindria bacterium genome harbors these coding sequences:
- a CDS encoding tetratricopeptide repeat protein: MTVARPIVAVIPFGARGMTARAGAWARQLAARLVERFAQEEAVDVRPVFLVAMPEAASDAGYLVFGSSPEPNLAAEYGRALGAAYALTGIYREDGGSRRLEVTLVDVGSGAVRATRSIGIEPGTLATTEPALARWLARAVGATNTTAADAPAAATEDAYAALLEGMDEEVTATLLRQSDPAGADEAIGRALERYLAALGGDPECAPAEERLLVLAAESLERGDIGRQVRALEDLTVIRPRSWRAHYILAKLRAEAGHINEAIVAYEHAHAVRALPDADVVRLAELYANAGASAPAFAHLRRISPASDSYGAAQELTAIIALQRGDLGAGHPAFERAVAAGAAGWELHASYGAALHARGENADAIPRYEAALAANGPAIVRLNLARAAYETGDRDRAARELDALLELETSGEIAGQARRLRFGIRHADLERALESAGRGAIEGDATRSAEARSVFESALAVEPDLWEAHFGLGLLARHRGDAPAALASFARVLELWPEHPDALHELGVALLMADDVDQAVGALERAAALRPAEPAYLADAGFAQMRAGDLAAARERLEHARTLDADDPITRAYLSELDRVQAALAKGS; the protein is encoded by the coding sequence ATGACCGTCGCGCGTCCCATCGTCGCCGTCATCCCCTTCGGCGCGCGCGGAATGACGGCGCGGGCAGGGGCGTGGGCTCGTCAGCTCGCTGCTCGCCTGGTCGAACGATTCGCTCAGGAAGAGGCCGTCGACGTGCGGCCGGTATTCCTGGTCGCGATGCCCGAGGCCGCGAGCGACGCCGGCTACCTCGTGTTTGGGTCGTCGCCTGAGCCCAACCTCGCGGCGGAGTACGGGCGCGCGCTCGGCGCCGCGTACGCGCTCACCGGAATCTATCGCGAGGACGGAGGTTCCCGGCGCCTCGAAGTCACGCTCGTCGATGTCGGCAGCGGCGCGGTCCGCGCGACGCGTTCGATAGGCATCGAACCCGGGACGCTCGCGACGACCGAGCCGGCCCTCGCGCGCTGGCTGGCGCGCGCCGTCGGTGCGACGAACACGACCGCCGCGGATGCGCCCGCCGCCGCGACTGAGGACGCGTACGCCGCACTCCTCGAAGGCATGGACGAGGAGGTCACGGCGACGCTGCTACGCCAGAGCGACCCCGCGGGCGCGGATGAGGCGATCGGGCGCGCGCTTGAGCGTTATCTCGCGGCGCTGGGCGGGGACCCGGAGTGCGCTCCTGCGGAGGAGCGGCTCCTCGTTCTCGCGGCCGAGTCACTCGAGCGGGGTGACATCGGCCGCCAGGTCCGCGCGCTCGAGGACCTCACGGTCATCCGCCCTCGCTCGTGGCGCGCGCATTACATCCTCGCGAAGCTGCGGGCGGAGGCCGGCCACATCAACGAGGCGATCGTCGCCTACGAGCACGCGCACGCCGTGCGCGCGCTCCCGGACGCGGACGTCGTTCGCCTCGCCGAGCTCTATGCGAATGCCGGCGCGAGCGCGCCCGCGTTCGCGCACCTGCGTCGCATTTCGCCGGCGAGCGATTCGTACGGCGCGGCGCAGGAGCTCACGGCGATCATCGCGCTGCAGCGCGGCGACCTCGGAGCGGGCCACCCCGCGTTCGAGCGCGCGGTCGCCGCCGGCGCCGCGGGTTGGGAGCTTCACGCGTCCTACGGCGCGGCTCTGCACGCGCGCGGTGAGAACGCCGATGCGATCCCGCGTTATGAGGCGGCGCTCGCGGCGAACGGACCCGCGATCGTGCGACTGAACCTCGCGCGCGCCGCGTACGAAACGGGTGACCGCGACCGCGCGGCACGCGAGCTTGATGCGCTGCTCGAGCTGGAGACCAGCGGTGAGATCGCGGGGCAGGCGCGACGCCTCCGCTTCGGGATCCGCCATGCCGACCTCGAGCGAGCGCTCGAGAGCGCGGGGAGGGGCGCCATCGAGGGAGACGCGACGCGATCGGCCGAGGCGCGGTCCGTGTTCGAGTCCGCTCTCGCGGTCGAGCCTGACCTCTGGGAAGCGCATTTCGGGCTCGGGCTGCTCGCGCGACACCGCGGCGACGCGCCGGCCGCGCTCGCCTCCTTCGCTCGCGTCCTCGAGCTGTGGCCGGAGCACCCCGACGCGCTGCACGAGCTCGGTGTCGCGCTGCTGATGGCCGACGACGTCGACCAGGCGGTCGGCGCCCTCGAGCGTGCGGCCGCGCTGCGCCCGGCCGAACCCGCGTACCTCGCGGACGCGGGCTTCGCGCAGATGCGGGCGGGAGACCTCGCCGCCGCGCGCGAGCGCCTGGAGCACGCGCGGACCCTCGATGCCGACGACCC
- the tyrS gene encoding tyrosine--tRNA ligase gives MPTRPSDAELEEFLTRGMAEVIVREDLAAALRAGDRQLRIKQGFDPTHPNLHLGHAVPLRKLRKLAEWGHEIVLIVGDWTTQIGDPTDKDETRPTMSHDKVMKNAETYIEQFHLIVPREGTRVVLQSEWFGKFGLKDVIDLASRFTTQQMLQREEFRKRLEKKTAIPIKDLLYPLLQAYDSVAIESDVEVGGTDQLFNILAGRELQEQLGQRPQNLLINHLLEGLDGEKMSKSKPKTGIWLTDPPNEIYGKVMSIEDKLMPHYFEWATEMPRKEVNKILGAIGNRELHPKEAKEKLAWQITSELHSPAAADEAKIAFGRQFKEGGLPEDIPTVEVEINGHAEINIVDLLRDSKIASSRSDALRLVKQGGVKVDGSKASLETMVPTATEPVIQVGPRKHHRIRWR, from the coding sequence GTGCCCACGCGCCCCAGCGACGCCGAGCTCGAAGAGTTCCTGACCCGTGGGATGGCCGAGGTGATCGTCCGCGAAGACCTCGCCGCCGCCCTGCGCGCCGGGGACCGTCAGCTGCGTATCAAACAGGGCTTCGACCCGACGCACCCAAATCTCCACCTCGGCCATGCCGTGCCTCTGCGCAAGCTGCGCAAGCTGGCCGAATGGGGGCACGAGATCGTGCTCATCGTCGGCGATTGGACGACACAGATCGGGGATCCCACCGATAAGGACGAGACGCGGCCGACGATGTCGCACGACAAGGTGATGAAGAACGCCGAGACGTACATCGAGCAGTTCCATCTCATCGTCCCGCGCGAAGGCACGCGCGTGGTCCTCCAGTCGGAGTGGTTCGGCAAGTTCGGGCTGAAGGACGTGATCGACCTCGCGTCGCGCTTCACCACGCAGCAGATGCTTCAGCGCGAGGAGTTCCGCAAGCGGCTTGAGAAGAAGACCGCGATCCCGATCAAAGATCTTCTCTACCCGCTGCTGCAGGCGTACGACTCGGTCGCGATCGAATCCGACGTCGAGGTCGGCGGCACCGACCAGCTCTTCAACATCCTCGCCGGACGCGAGCTGCAGGAGCAGCTCGGTCAGCGGCCGCAGAACCTCCTCATCAATCATCTCCTCGAGGGCCTCGACGGCGAGAAGATGAGCAAGTCGAAGCCGAAGACCGGCATCTGGCTCACCGACCCGCCGAACGAGATCTACGGAAAGGTGATGTCGATCGAGGACAAGCTCATGCCCCATTACTTCGAGTGGGCGACGGAGATGCCGCGCAAAGAGGTCAACAAGATCCTCGGCGCGATCGGCAACCGTGAGCTCCATCCGAAGGAAGCGAAGGAGAAGCTCGCGTGGCAGATCACGAGCGAGCTGCATTCGCCCGCGGCCGCCGACGAGGCGAAGATCGCGTTCGGCAGGCAGTTCAAAGAGGGCGGGCTCCCCGAGGACATCCCGACGGTCGAGGTCGAGATCAACGGCCACGCGGAGATCAACATCGTCGACCTCCTTCGCGACTCGAAGATCGCGTCGAGCCGCAGCGATGCGCTGCGCCTGGTGAAGCAGGGCGGCGTCAAGGTGGACGGGTCCAAGGCGAGCCTGGAGACGATGGTCCCGACCGCCACTGAACCAGTGATCCAGGTCGGGCCGCGCAAGCACCACCGCATCCGCTGGCGCTGA
- a CDS encoding PBP1A family penicillin-binding protein, with product MPPVVLALVIATLALAGFGAVTAFAFFASDLPSPEDLAKDPLAQSTKVYDRDGATLLYQFEVERREVVSLNSIPQVVIDATIAAEDKSFWTNPGIDVFGIARAVRDDLFHKDVVSGASTITQQLVKQRIVGDEVSVSRKIKEAILAVQVTRTYSKEQILELYFNQIYYGNQAYGIKAAAQSYFGKSDLSTLTVAESALLAGLPQSPSILDPSQAGNVERAKDRRAYVLDQMVDFGAITHSQRDAADAEPITVAGPQVTTITAPHFVFQVRNQLAQILGGDESAVTRGGFKVTTTLNTKTQEAAERHVKESVESLHDKNVWNAAMVSIDPRTGEILAYVGSVDYYDRDDPRVQGQYDAAGIAQRQPGSSFKMFNYVTALKKGATAATVVVDARTDFTGRADPTRMSPSACGYCPENADLQYHGPVTMRQAIRESRNVPAVKFLSQYSGIEDTIQTAHDMGITANIDPNQTGLSLTLGSKEVKLVDMASAYGVLANLGVRVTPTYILKVEDSRGKVVWEHKDYEQKRVLDAGVAWLMTDILKDTTQPSRDFIFGSWTNIGRPAALKTGTTDNLKDVYSVGYVPTLVTGVWMGNANGDPMSSRDFSSAMGPGVLWRDYMKEVLDGVPVADWERPANIVQATIVAAPGAFGGYGSGLLPSSLSPFSMTEFFVRGTVPTQVDNWWVAGCPGPDGTARIALKPQERAPGNVWQKYTDQWIKGANAGSYGYGRYSWNLIGSEPCPSPSPSPSPSPSPSQGFSPSPTTRPSGTPFVVPSLTLPPFPSGRTVAPSPTRPP from the coding sequence GTGCCCCCGGTCGTGCTCGCGTTGGTCATCGCCACCCTCGCGCTCGCCGGTTTCGGCGCGGTGACCGCGTTCGCGTTTTTCGCCTCTGACCTGCCATCCCCGGAGGACCTCGCGAAGGACCCCCTCGCCCAGTCGACCAAGGTCTACGACCGGGACGGCGCGACGCTCCTGTACCAGTTCGAGGTCGAGCGGCGGGAGGTGGTCTCGCTCAACTCCATCCCCCAGGTGGTGATCGACGCGACCATCGCGGCCGAGGACAAGTCCTTCTGGACCAACCCCGGCATCGACGTCTTCGGCATCGCCCGGGCGGTGCGCGATGACCTCTTTCACAAGGACGTCGTGAGCGGCGCCTCGACGATCACGCAGCAGCTCGTGAAGCAGCGGATCGTCGGCGACGAAGTGAGCGTCTCCCGCAAGATCAAGGAGGCGATCCTCGCCGTTCAGGTCACCCGGACCTACTCGAAGGAGCAGATCCTCGAGCTGTACTTCAATCAGATCTACTACGGGAACCAGGCCTACGGGATCAAGGCCGCGGCGCAGTCCTATTTCGGAAAGTCAGATCTTTCGACGCTCACGGTCGCCGAGTCCGCCCTGCTCGCGGGTCTGCCGCAGTCACCGTCGATCCTGGATCCGTCTCAGGCCGGCAACGTCGAGCGCGCCAAGGATCGTCGCGCCTACGTGCTCGACCAGATGGTCGACTTCGGCGCGATCACGCACTCGCAGCGCGACGCCGCGGACGCGGAGCCGATCACGGTGGCCGGCCCGCAGGTGACGACGATCACGGCGCCGCACTTCGTCTTCCAGGTGCGCAACCAGCTCGCGCAGATCCTGGGCGGCGACGAGTCGGCGGTCACGCGCGGCGGCTTCAAGGTCACGACCACGCTCAACACGAAGACACAGGAAGCGGCCGAGCGGCATGTGAAGGAGTCGGTCGAGTCGCTGCACGACAAGAATGTGTGGAACGCTGCGATGGTCTCGATCGACCCGCGCACGGGCGAGATCCTCGCGTACGTCGGCTCGGTCGATTACTACGACCGCGACGACCCTCGCGTGCAGGGCCAGTACGACGCCGCTGGCATCGCGCAGAGACAGCCGGGTTCCTCGTTCAAGATGTTCAACTACGTCACCGCTCTCAAGAAGGGCGCGACGGCGGCGACCGTCGTGGTCGACGCGCGCACGGACTTCACGGGGCGAGCAGACCCCACGCGCATGAGTCCGTCGGCGTGCGGCTACTGTCCCGAGAACGCGGACCTCCAGTACCACGGGCCGGTGACGATGCGGCAGGCCATCCGCGAGTCGCGCAACGTGCCCGCCGTGAAGTTCCTGTCGCAGTACAGCGGGATCGAGGACACGATCCAGACCGCGCACGACATGGGCATCACGGCGAACATCGACCCGAACCAGACCGGTCTGTCGCTCACGCTCGGGTCGAAGGAAGTGAAGCTCGTCGATATGGCGAGCGCGTACGGCGTGCTCGCGAACCTCGGCGTGCGCGTGACGCCGACGTACATCCTCAAGGTCGAGGACTCGCGCGGGAAGGTCGTCTGGGAGCACAAGGACTACGAGCAGAAGCGCGTGCTCGATGCCGGTGTCGCATGGCTCATGACCGACATCCTGAAGGACACGACACAGCCCTCGCGGGACTTCATCTTCGGCAGCTGGACCAACATCGGGCGTCCCGCGGCTTTGAAGACGGGGACGACAGACAACCTCAAGGACGTCTACAGCGTCGGCTACGTCCCCACCCTGGTCACGGGTGTGTGGATGGGCAATGCCAACGGCGATCCGATGAGCTCGCGAGATTTCTCGAGCGCGATGGGGCCCGGGGTGCTGTGGCGCGATTACATGAAAGAGGTGCTCGACGGCGTCCCGGTCGCGGACTGGGAGCGGCCGGCGAACATCGTGCAGGCGACCATCGTGGCCGCGCCAGGAGCCTTCGGCGGATACGGCTCGGGTCTTCTTCCGTCGAGCCTCTCGCCGTTCTCCATGACCGAGTTCTTCGTCCGCGGCACTGTTCCGACACAGGTCGACAACTGGTGGGTCGCAGGATGCCCCGGTCCGGACGGCACCGCGCGTATCGCCCTCAAGCCGCAGGAGCGCGCGCCTGGGAACGTCTGGCAGAAGTACACGGATCAATGGATCAAGGGCGCCAACGCCGGCTCGTACGGCTATGGCCGGTACAGCTGGAATCTCATCGGCTCCGAACCATGTCCGAGCCCATCGCCCTCGCCATCTCCTTCTCCGTCACCCTCGCAGGGCTTCAGCCCGAGCCCGACCACCAGGCCGAGTGGCACGCCGTTCGTCGTGCCGTCGCTCACGCTTCCGCCGTTCCCGTCCGGTCGGACGGTCGCTCCAAGTCCTACGCGCCCTCCGTGA
- a CDS encoding NUDIX hydrolase, which yields MNRRVGAIVACVDADGRVLLVRQRGGPFAGAWLLPGGGVEQGESPEDAVRRETLEETGCELTALAHVATYEVDESTEDFRSLMHLYRGNAVGEARAEVGSAVRWSAPDAAGFHAALRRELADAGLRREDDERLARALSATNVTMRRVDR from the coding sequence GTGAATCGACGCGTCGGCGCGATCGTTGCCTGCGTCGACGCGGACGGACGCGTGCTCCTCGTTCGTCAGCGAGGTGGACCGTTCGCCGGCGCCTGGCTGCTGCCAGGCGGCGGTGTTGAACAGGGCGAGTCACCGGAGGACGCGGTGCGTCGCGAGACCCTTGAGGAGACCGGCTGCGAGTTGACGGCACTCGCGCATGTCGCGACGTACGAGGTCGACGAGAGCACCGAGGACTTTCGCTCGCTCATGCACCTCTATCGCGGCAATGCGGTGGGCGAGGCGCGGGCGGAGGTTGGATCCGCCGTGCGATGGTCCGCGCCGGATGCCGCCGGCTTTCATGCCGCGCTGCGACGCGAGCTCGCGGATGCGGGTCTGCGCCGCGAGGATGATGAGCGGCTCGCGCGTGCTCTCTCCGCGACGAACGTGACGATGCGTCGCGTCGATCGCTGA
- a CDS encoding FecR domain-containing protein has product MALCVGTVPGIGSTPVAANVQAPAHTPLRAAAVLTVISGDVQTRFGGSGFSSATDGAVLYVGSTVRTSGDARAVLTLFEGSTIELEPASDITIEEATTRSSSTIVQLAQSVGRSWHVVTHLTTADSRYEVRTPAATASVRGTAFEVAVDDALSGPTTTVTTTEGRVATADTAGSSEVLVTADQITTVRANTAPEPPRAAPDAQRVVSVAVVSESSLVVDPLGRVNGFKDGKVFAQTPGARVRMQDGTIVVTLPNVPDGVFATTVSAGTSATVSTTVTDKGEEPVRVNNAVEAGSASTTSGVELRKGSDMPQVRSLTPDETQKLSDAKFGAKAKVRAIAKQTLRAPATTEGNSGTTRAPTKKNDATPQPAATPRRTEGPTPARR; this is encoded by the coding sequence TTGGCGCTGTGCGTTGGGACGGTCCCTGGTATCGGCAGCACGCCCGTTGCCGCAAACGTGCAGGCGCCCGCGCATACACCGCTGCGGGCCGCCGCGGTCCTCACCGTGATCTCCGGCGACGTGCAGACGCGTTTCGGCGGCTCGGGCTTCTCGAGCGCGACCGATGGCGCGGTCCTCTACGTCGGCTCCACTGTCCGCACCAGCGGCGACGCGCGCGCGGTCCTCACACTGTTCGAAGGCTCCACGATCGAGCTCGAGCCCGCGAGCGACATCACGATCGAGGAAGCGACCACACGAAGCAGCTCGACGATCGTGCAGCTCGCGCAGTCGGTCGGACGGAGCTGGCATGTCGTCACGCATCTCACCACCGCCGACTCACGCTATGAAGTGAGGACGCCCGCCGCGACCGCATCGGTCCGCGGCACCGCGTTCGAGGTCGCCGTCGATGACGCGCTCAGTGGCCCGACAACGACCGTGACCACGACCGAGGGTCGCGTCGCGACAGCGGACACCGCTGGCTCGAGCGAGGTCCTCGTCACCGCCGATCAGATCACGACGGTCCGCGCGAACACCGCGCCCGAGCCGCCCCGCGCGGCGCCCGACGCGCAGCGCGTGGTCAGCGTCGCCGTCGTGTCGGAGAGCTCGCTCGTCGTCGATCCGCTTGGCCGCGTCAATGGCTTCAAGGACGGCAAGGTCTTCGCGCAGACGCCGGGCGCGCGGGTGCGCATGCAGGACGGCACGATCGTCGTGACCCTGCCGAACGTCCCCGATGGCGTATTCGCGACGACCGTCTCGGCAGGCACTTCGGCGACCGTGTCCACCACCGTGACCGACAAGGGCGAGGAGCCCGTCAGAGTCAACAACGCGGTCGAGGCCGGCAGCGCATCGACGACCTCGGGTGTCGAGCTGCGCAAGGGCAGCGACATGCCGCAGGTACGTTCGCTCACACCGGACGAGACGCAGAAGCTGTCGGACGCGAAGTTCGGCGCGAAGGCGAAGGTCCGCGCGATCGCGAAGCAGACGCTGCGCGCGCCCGCGACGACCGAAGGGAACTCGGGCACCACAAGGGCGCCGACGAAGAAGAACGACGCGACCCCGCAGCCCGCAGCCACGCCGCGCCGGACCGAAGGCCCCACGCCGGCGCGCCGCTAG